A stretch of DNA from Vanacampus margaritifer isolate UIUO_Vmar chromosome 1, RoL_Vmar_1.0, whole genome shotgun sequence:
TTTAGTCCTGGATTTCCTTTTGGCCCACTATCACCATATTCGCCCTTTTGCCCTGGGAAGCCAATGCTACCCGAGGGCCCCATTGGTCCTGGTGGACCAGGTATACCACCATGACCCGTACCCCCAATAACACCTGGAAGGCCTTCATGACCCTTTTCTCCTTTTGGACCCGGTGATCCAGGAAAACCGTTGTGTCCTTTGTGACCCTTGGGTCCTGGAAAGCCTTGTTTGCCATAACCAGGCAAACCTGGACCTCCTAGTAATCCTGGAGAGCCTGGTTCACCCTTGCCTCCAGGAAGACCTGGTTGGCCTGTAAGGCCATTTTTCCCTGGTTTTCCCATTCCAGATGTACCTGGTGGTCCTGGTTGGCCTCTATCACCAGGTGATCCTGATTGTCCTGGTTCACCACGGGGGCCAGCTTTTCCTGGCATTCCTGGCTGCCCAGGAAGACCATTCACACCGGGTTTACCAATCCCAGGCATCCCACTATGTCCAGGTGTACCCGGTGGTCCACTAGGTCCTTTCAACCCGGGCAAACCAGGTATACCAAGTCCTTTTACCCCTCTGGTGCCTGGTTGGCCAGGAAGGCCTGGATAACCTCTTTGGCCTGGCTCTCCTTGAAGACCCACTTGTCCAGGCAGACCTTGACCTCCTACCTTTGAAATTCCAGGGAGGCCAGGTGGACCTGGAAGTCCTTGAGGACCAGGAAGTCCATTTGGTCCCTCACGGCCACTAAGTCCTGGCTCACCTTGTGGCCCAGGCAATCCAGGTCCTCCTGGTTTTCCAGGCAAACCTGGCAGTCCTGGTTTACCTATTCCCGGGTACCCTTGAGGACCAGGAGCACCTGATTTTCCTGGAATTCCTTGCAATCCCTGTCCTGGCAGCCCTGGTGGTCCTTGAGGTCCCGGTGGGCCCTGAACTCCAGGAGGTCCAATGCGGAAACCTTCTCCACTAGAACCAGGGGGAGGTGGACCTTTGGCTCCTCTGAATGTTGGTCCTATAAACAAATGAACATTTGGTTGTGAGAGGTGAAGATTCAATACAGATGAATAAAGAGTCCCCagttatttatttccttttaaaataccccaaaaaaacGGAGACCTTTGCTTTCTGTCAACAGCCGCTCTTTGCCCAACTCAAATGGGAGCTGAGGGAAGTCCATACCGTACTGAGCCTGCAACGGCATCTCATTCCCTAAGAAGGGCTGTTGCGGAGGGCCATCGTTGTATCGCTGCGACGTTGTTTTACTTTGAGAGAATGAGCCAGCGCAGGCCAGATGGAACACAGCCGCGAGCATGTGGATGTGATGGAGGATTGTAGGAAGCATTTTCTACTGtgggaggaaaacaaaacaagcaacgTGCAACCGGAAAGTGCATctcatttgacacattttgtcaTAGCCTTCTTCCAAAAtggctgaaatgtattttttccttaaCATTTTACAGCTTCGGCATTCCTCTGTGGAAGGAGGACAACCTTctagaacagaggtgggcaatctcggtcctcgagggccggagtcctgcaggttttggaggtttctcacttccaacacaagctgattccaatcaacaagatcgttatcaggcttatgcagagcttgctgatgagctgatcatatatcagctgtgttggagaagggcaacacgcaaaacctgcaggactgcggccctcgatgcccacctctgttctagAAGGACAGCCATCTCTGCATCAGCCAACAGTCAAGCCACTCCGGTAGAGTTGCCAGACCGAAGACAACTCCTTAGTAAAAGGAACATGGCACCCGCCAGACAAAAATCTCTAGTCTGAGGAGTCAGAGATGAAACTTTGTTTAGTTTGACTGGCCAAAACATCATCATGCTGTGGGTTTGTTTTCCAGCGACAGGAAATGGGAGACAAGTTGACATTGAAGGAAATGAGGGATGCGGTGTGTCAAATTTTCAGGTGGAAAATCATTGATTCCATTTAGAAAGAAGGCTGAAACATAACGTGAAGAAATTAAGTGCTGTGAATACTAACTGtatccccccctccttttttttgatGATACAATAGGTGAACATTGATCCAAAAATAAACCTAACATTGATCAATGAGCAGCTACGAGTGCCACCTTTGCTTACTTTCAGAGTCGCTCTTGCCAAGTAAACGTCTTCGTCCACTGCCTCGCCTTACATCAGGTTGCTTCTCGGCTTTGTTTCCAAGCTTTGAGTGAAAAAAGGGCCATGTATGGACTCCAGTCAGTCAGCCAGAAAATGAAAGGCAAGTTCAGGATCAACTCGTACCTTCTTTACCTTACATAGCagaaagaaaggcagaaataccaacacctgttaaaaaaaagaaaaaaaagtcctttctAGTGAGTGCACAACACTGCGATATAATAATACCTCAACGATAAACACTTCACGTCAAATGATGAGCCATGTAATGAGCGTCTTTGCACAATTTTCTTGCAATTTCTCATATTGGCTCCCATTTGTGGGTTGtgcaaatgttttatgttgCAGCCTGTCAATGTTTTGGATGTGGATGTTGGCTTAACCATTTGACATGTGTGGAATGTCTAACATTGTCACGAGCATTTGAGGAATCTCTGATTTGGAACGTAAAGATCGAGCGCCATGGACACAAGTCCAGAACCGTAATCTTGTCACAACATCGTTTTAGGCTTCAGGAAAAGTGTTTCGATGCGTGACGACAGTACATCAAGACATTTGCTCATTTGTCGTGCCAGAGTCCAACATGAATGTGCCAGCGCCTTGCATTTGCTTGCATGATGTTGACGTGCTGTCACATTTGACAAAGAACTTGCAGATGCCTTTTGTAAGCCGCCGCACTTGATACGACGCTCCTGAGCGCTTCCACATGGGCCGACTTTCACGGCACATTCTTTGAAGCGCTCGGACGATGTTTGACATGCGGCACTCGGCTGATGCCAACAAGAAGCCAGGCCAAGACATCTGGGATGTGCACCTGTGCGTGCTTGCACGAGTGTGGTACATTTGAGTGAAAAAACCTAAGGAAATTCCAATCAGCATTTCACCTAATAATACACATCTTTTATGATACAAGAGCATTCCATGTGGAAACCACTGATAGATCTTGTATTGGAGCAGTACTTAATGTGACTCTCACGAATTGCATTCAAAACCGTAGCATACTGAAAGCAGTCACAGCCTGTAATATTATGCTAAATGGCTCACTTCAATAGTGATGGTTTTCCAAATTGACGATCCAAGTAGGAGAGACCGGGGCTACTTGCATCACGGgcaagttgtcacattgcaggGCACAACAAAAAAGTGCAATAGTAATTTTCTTTGTATAAATGGTCAGAGGTTGTGTACTGATCTGAGAAGATTTGaacacattgtgagctgagatgagtgccagttatttgtttttgcacaacgcaacgtaaaaaaaattcaaattcatatattttgaaacaggtgtcGTAGAtaaacaaattctagcagcaaatcatgtggcgTCGTTAGtagagagattcaggcatcttgtcatgtctcagtcactgctctgttttaagctaacgttaaactagagcaagtattagccaacatgctagtttggggcaacttgtctcagtcattt
This window harbors:
- the LOC144052079 gene encoding uncharacterized protein LOC144052079 isoform X1, whose amino-acid sequence is MLPTILHHIHMLAAVFHLACAGSFSQSKTTSQRYNDGPPQQPFLGNEMPLQAQYGMDFPQLPFELGKERLLTESKGPTFRGAKGPPPPGSSGEGFRIGPPGVQGPPGPQGPPGLPGQGLQGIPGKSGAPGPQGYPGIGKPGLPGLPGKPGGPGLPGPQGEPGLSGREGPNGLPGPQGLPGPPGLPGISKVGGQGLPGQVGLQGEPGQRGYPGLPGQPGTRGVKGLGIPGLPGLKGPSGPPGTPGHSGMPGIGKPGVNGLPGQPGMPGKAGPRGEPGQSGSPGDRGQPGPPGTSGMGKPGKNGLTGQPGLPGGKGEPGSPGLLGGPGLPGYGKQGFPGPKGHKGHNGFPGSPGPKGEKGHEGLPGVIGGTGHGGIPGPPGPMGPSGSIGFPGQKGEYGDSGPKGNPGLKGDIGLPGLPGQPGFIGGVGQPGLRGFQGPTGPKGEPGNKGLTGFPGTAGLPGLRGEVGQAGDKGHQGPQGIPGLSGPGGPIGPPGMPGQKGQTGPPGLPGYPGEGITGPGGLIGPKGNSGPSGPQGLPGQPGKPGPPGLPGLPATNPDLGQTLPASGPYSGQKHAYKKPRNGGYIGGNALELPAFTAKLTDPFPPVGSPVIFDKVLQNSNQDYGPQNGVFTCSVPGVYYFAYHVHCKGGNVWVALMKNNRAVLYTYDECTKGLLDQASGSAVLPLQQADTVHVQLPSEQAAGLYASQYVHATFSGYLLYPI